A genome region from Triticum aestivum cultivar Chinese Spring chromosome 2B, IWGSC CS RefSeq v2.1, whole genome shotgun sequence includes the following:
- the LOC123045805 gene encoding uncharacterized protein isoform X2 produces MAAAESKWEEWNMVAAEESKGEGSWSTSIHRVAPGKDFVNIPFYADEGPAWSLLVGVMRGDLRFHRLRVARSGRISGRSNEVVEIFHDLKKPPGCSLRADAALAPDGRSLCVVQQVENEQTYALQLQLEAEEKLRPLPPLAWRSLGRCMPISADGHIWAVSAIQLSVSSFHLVMQRLFTQEEEDAAGGRWELVGRPFKEDCKFDRSLPTWDGSFLQGYVVLPGHGLDGGTLILLSLQNGLFFTFDCLAAPEIQWTKVTHTSDEYYLPINGRGLYAQESNAIYMLWNNVVYEYKLTVVDEEEERGLTRLKLHPPARIDSVCPFITLKGDGFLTHLGWGVMCSVWISLDLSCGCDYLHAIVTTFQIGPLPGDVKVLHSTFRRVDMLPMKHMDEFKLCFVQEYMDDKVLPQLQEEVLDDPCRHYLPPSPPKYEIKMDEIPMLERAPPLKPHYIVHGDDDGPRHFFLSSSKLCAISFLKDGMDVFNLDTTSHTMDILARRPVSVDPFVMVIRVGRATFALTETLQVYHKAYRVSPPGSTSWVRYHTNQSNVLDRKVMLSGYVAVGDDSFIVSDSVTCSCLLFEVGAKQWHVVIPWTQWGEYLPRPMPRHGLLKGACVFVDGFIYTCSNCGLAAYELLFENDHVYLKGPIFLPFSWLSKQWESERMSLDYAGKEVDSGAILLWVVQGVQVQYRPPKNQLWITAVRVETEETPCKSMRPVEIKHVLCATPLIDQVEGIDQEEVTRTTCFGVSS; encoded by the exons atggcggcggcggagagcaaatgggaggagtggaatatggtggcggccgaggagagcaAAGGGGAGGGGAGCTGGTCCACCTCGATTCATCGGGTCGCCCCCGGCAAGGATTTCGTCAATATTCCCTTCTATGCCGACGAGGGCCCTGCCTGGTCGCTGCTCGTCGGCGTCATGAGGGGCGACCTACGCTTCCACCGTCTTCGCGTGGCGAGATCAGGGCGGATCTCCGGTCGGAGCAACGAGGTGGTGGAGATCTTTCACGACCTCAAAAAGCCGCCGGGGTGCAGCTTGAGGGCCGACGCCGCCTTGGCTCCAGACGGTCGCTCCCTCTGCGTCGTGCAGCAGGTGGAGAACGAGCAAACCTACGCCCTGCAGCTGCAGCTGGAAGCCGAGGAAAAGCTGCGGCCCCTCCCTCCGCTGGCTTGGAGATCGCTTGGCCGGTGCATGCCCATCTCCGCGGACGGCCACATATGGGCGGTGTCCGCGATCCAGCTTTCTGTCTCCAGTTTCCACCTGGTCATGCAACGCCTCTTCAcccaagaggaagaggatgcagcggGAGGTCGTTGGGAGCTGGTTGGCAGACCCTTCAAGGAAGATTGCAAATTCGACCGCTCCCTCCCCACCTGGGATGGTAGCTTCCTCCAGGGCTACGTGGTGCTCCCTGGCCATGGCCTGGATGGGGGCACGCTGATTTTGCTCTCCCTCCAAAATGGCCTTTTCTTCACCTTCGATTGTTTGGCCGCCCCGGAGATCCAGTGGACCAAGGTAACCCACACTTCAGACGAGTACTACCTCCCTATCAATGGCCGTGGCTTGTACGCACAAGAAAGCAATGCCATCTACATGCTCTGGAACAACGTGGTCTACGAATACAAGCTCACGGTGGTagatgaagaggaagagagagGGCTGACAAGGCTCAAGCTGCATCCACCTGCGAGGATTGACTCTGTTTGTCCTTTCATTACATTGAAAGGAGATGGCTTCCTCACCCATCTGGGCTGGGGGGTCATGTGCTCTGTGTGGATCAGCCTCGACCTCTCATGCGGGTGTGACTACCTACATGCCATTGTTACCACCTTCCAAATTGGTCCCCTGCCCGGGGATGTCAAGGTCCTCCACTCCACCTTCCGTCGGGTGGACATGTTGCCCATGAAACACATGGATGAATTTAAATTATGCTTTGTGCA AGAGTATATGGACGACAAGGTGTTGCCTCAACTCCAGGAAGAAGTCCTTGATGATCCTTGCAG GCATTATCTCCCACCAAGTCCTCCTAA ATATGAAATCAAGATGGATGAGATTCCAATGTTAGAAAGAGCCCCTCCTCTCAAACCACATTACATTGTACATGGAGATGATGATGGTCCCAGGCACTTTTTTCTAAGTAGCTCAAAACTATGTGCCATCTCCTTCCTAAAAGATGGCATGGATGTGTTTAATCTGGACACCACTAGTCACACTATGGATATACTTGCACGCCGGCCTGTTTCCGTTGATCCTTTTGTTATGGTTATCCGAGTTGGTCGAGCAACTTTTGCTCTTACCGAGACTCTCCAAGTTTACCACAAGGCCTACCGTGTTTCTCCTCCTGGATCCACCTCATGGGTGCGCTATCACACAAACCAGTCTAATGTTCTTGACAGGAAGGTCATGCTCTCGGGATATGTAGCAGTGGGTGATGATTCCTTTATAGTCTCTGATAGTGTCACATGTTCTTGTCTTCTCTTTGAGGTGGGCGCCAAGCAGTGGCATGTTGTCATACCTTGGACTCAATGGGGAGAATACCTACCAAGGCCTATGCCTAGACACGGCCTTTTAAAGGGCGCATGTGTGTTTGTTGATGGTTTTATCTACACATGCTCAAATTGCGGGCTTGCTGCTTATGAACTACTCTTTGAAAATGATCATGTGTACCTCAAAGGCCCAATCTTTTTGCCATTCTCATGGTTGAGTAAACAATGGGAGAGTGAAAGAATGTCTTTGGATTATGCTGGCAAAGAGGTGGACTCTGGTGCCATCTTGCTTTGGGTGGTGCAAG GTGTGCAAGTTCAATATAGACCCCCCAAGAATCAGCTATGGATAACGGCAGTCCGGGTTGAGACTGAGGAAACGCCCTGTAAGAGTATGAGACCGGTGGAAATTAAACATGTCCTTTGTGCCACACCTCTGATTGATCAAGTCGAAGGAATTGATCAGGAGGAAGTAACCAGAACCACATGCTTTGGGGTTTCTTCCTGA
- the LOC123045805 gene encoding uncharacterized protein isoform X1, which translates to MAAAESKWEEWNMVAAEESKGEGSWSTSIHRVAPGKDFVNIPFYADEGPAWSLLVGVMRGDLRFHRLRVARSGRISGRSNEVVEIFHDLKKPPGCSLRADAALAPDGRSLCVVQQVENEQTYALQLQLEAEEKLRPLPPLAWRSLGRCMPISADGHIWAVSAIQLSVSSFHLVMQRLFTQEEEDAAGGRWELVGRPFKEDCKFDRSLPTWDGSFLQGYVVLPGHGLDGGTLILLSLQNGLFFTFDCLAAPEIQWTKVTHTSDEYYLPINGRGLYAQESNAIYMLWNNVVYEYKLTVVDEEEERGLTRLKLHPPARIDSVCPFITLKGDGFLTHLGWGVMCSVWISLDLSCGCDYLHAIVTTFQIGPLPGDVKVLHSTFRRVDMLPMKHMDEFKLCFVQEYMDDKVLPQLQEEVLDDPCRHYLPPSPPKYVKPPIHIDKDLLFIICQGCSQSFIYRYEIKMDEIPMLERAPPLKPHYIVHGDDDGPRHFFLSSSKLCAISFLKDGMDVFNLDTTSHTMDILARRPVSVDPFVMVIRVGRATFALTETLQVYHKAYRVSPPGSTSWVRYHTNQSNVLDRKVMLSGYVAVGDDSFIVSDSVTCSCLLFEVGAKQWHVVIPWTQWGEYLPRPMPRHGLLKGACVFVDGFIYTCSNCGLAAYELLFENDHVYLKGPIFLPFSWLSKQWESERMSLDYAGKEVDSGAILLWVVQGVQVQYRPPKNQLWITAVRVETEETPCKSMRPVEIKHVLCATPLIDQVEGIDQEEVTRTTCFGVSS; encoded by the exons atggcggcggcggagagcaaatgggaggagtggaatatggtggcggccgaggagagcaAAGGGGAGGGGAGCTGGTCCACCTCGATTCATCGGGTCGCCCCCGGCAAGGATTTCGTCAATATTCCCTTCTATGCCGACGAGGGCCCTGCCTGGTCGCTGCTCGTCGGCGTCATGAGGGGCGACCTACGCTTCCACCGTCTTCGCGTGGCGAGATCAGGGCGGATCTCCGGTCGGAGCAACGAGGTGGTGGAGATCTTTCACGACCTCAAAAAGCCGCCGGGGTGCAGCTTGAGGGCCGACGCCGCCTTGGCTCCAGACGGTCGCTCCCTCTGCGTCGTGCAGCAGGTGGAGAACGAGCAAACCTACGCCCTGCAGCTGCAGCTGGAAGCCGAGGAAAAGCTGCGGCCCCTCCCTCCGCTGGCTTGGAGATCGCTTGGCCGGTGCATGCCCATCTCCGCGGACGGCCACATATGGGCGGTGTCCGCGATCCAGCTTTCTGTCTCCAGTTTCCACCTGGTCATGCAACGCCTCTTCAcccaagaggaagaggatgcagcggGAGGTCGTTGGGAGCTGGTTGGCAGACCCTTCAAGGAAGATTGCAAATTCGACCGCTCCCTCCCCACCTGGGATGGTAGCTTCCTCCAGGGCTACGTGGTGCTCCCTGGCCATGGCCTGGATGGGGGCACGCTGATTTTGCTCTCCCTCCAAAATGGCCTTTTCTTCACCTTCGATTGTTTGGCCGCCCCGGAGATCCAGTGGACCAAGGTAACCCACACTTCAGACGAGTACTACCTCCCTATCAATGGCCGTGGCTTGTACGCACAAGAAAGCAATGCCATCTACATGCTCTGGAACAACGTGGTCTACGAATACAAGCTCACGGTGGTagatgaagaggaagagagagGGCTGACAAGGCTCAAGCTGCATCCACCTGCGAGGATTGACTCTGTTTGTCCTTTCATTACATTGAAAGGAGATGGCTTCCTCACCCATCTGGGCTGGGGGGTCATGTGCTCTGTGTGGATCAGCCTCGACCTCTCATGCGGGTGTGACTACCTACATGCCATTGTTACCACCTTCCAAATTGGTCCCCTGCCCGGGGATGTCAAGGTCCTCCACTCCACCTTCCGTCGGGTGGACATGTTGCCCATGAAACACATGGATGAATTTAAATTATGCTTTGTGCA AGAGTATATGGACGACAAGGTGTTGCCTCAACTCCAGGAAGAAGTCCTTGATGATCCTTGCAG GCATTATCTCCCACCAAGTCCTCCTAAGTACGTGAAGCCACCTATCCATATTGACAAGGATCTCTTGTTTATTATCTGCCAAGGTTGTTCACAATCATTTATCTATAGATATGAAATCAAGATGGATGAGATTCCAATGTTAGAAAGAGCCCCTCCTCTCAAACCACATTACATTGTACATGGAGATGATGATGGTCCCAGGCACTTTTTTCTAAGTAGCTCAAAACTATGTGCCATCTCCTTCCTAAAAGATGGCATGGATGTGTTTAATCTGGACACCACTAGTCACACTATGGATATACTTGCACGCCGGCCTGTTTCCGTTGATCCTTTTGTTATGGTTATCCGAGTTGGTCGAGCAACTTTTGCTCTTACCGAGACTCTCCAAGTTTACCACAAGGCCTACCGTGTTTCTCCTCCTGGATCCACCTCATGGGTGCGCTATCACACAAACCAGTCTAATGTTCTTGACAGGAAGGTCATGCTCTCGGGATATGTAGCAGTGGGTGATGATTCCTTTATAGTCTCTGATAGTGTCACATGTTCTTGTCTTCTCTTTGAGGTGGGCGCCAAGCAGTGGCATGTTGTCATACCTTGGACTCAATGGGGAGAATACCTACCAAGGCCTATGCCTAGACACGGCCTTTTAAAGGGCGCATGTGTGTTTGTTGATGGTTTTATCTACACATGCTCAAATTGCGGGCTTGCTGCTTATGAACTACTCTTTGAAAATGATCATGTGTACCTCAAAGGCCCAATCTTTTTGCCATTCTCATGGTTGAGTAAACAATGGGAGAGTGAAAGAATGTCTTTGGATTATGCTGGCAAAGAGGTGGACTCTGGTGCCATCTTGCTTTGGGTGGTGCAAG GTGTGCAAGTTCAATATAGACCCCCCAAGAATCAGCTATGGATAACGGCAGTCCGGGTTGAGACTGAGGAAACGCCCTGTAAGAGTATGAGACCGGTGGAAATTAAACATGTCCTTTGTGCCACACCTCTGATTGATCAAGTCGAAGGAATTGATCAGGAGGAAGTAACCAGAACCACATGCTTTGGGGTTTCTTCCTGA